The proteins below come from a single Afipia felis ATCC 53690 genomic window:
- a CDS encoding amidase, translated as MSQFVHDPGDISAIRSSFVSGASDPVRFLETILQRAEAVEPHIHAWLSLDVEAARCQARACSDEMQQGINRGPLHGVPVAIKDVVDIEGQQTRAGTASRENSAPATLDANIVAMLRAAGAIIMGKVHTTEYAYFEGPPPTRNPWHASHTPGGSSAGSAAAVASGTAVCSIGTQTAGSVVRPAAYCGIAAFKPTTQDLSTAGLTQLAPSFDTVGWFGYRMNDVATMSTALQPQRYKHTRTPHPLRIAMLEDPLFTDADAAVRESLGKISTQLCEAGHQMTSHKSAVDLATSLSLHQTVLEYELSHIYGGLETTHPDKVSEAWLAAIIRGKTIRDGTYADALHRILQMQLTFWDACTDIDVVIAPAAPDIAPEGMKTGDPRYIIPFTALGGPIATVPVGLAPSGLPLGVMLCSRPATDATLLGQALSIAGVIEMPRP; from the coding sequence GTGTCTCAGTTCGTCCATGACCCAGGCGATATAAGCGCGATCCGATCCAGCTTTGTATCGGGCGCTTCCGATCCGGTGCGCTTTCTTGAAACGATTCTGCAGCGCGCGGAGGCGGTCGAGCCACATATTCATGCCTGGCTGTCGCTGGACGTAGAGGCTGCGCGGTGTCAGGCACGCGCGTGTAGCGACGAAATGCAGCAGGGCATCAATCGCGGCCCGCTGCACGGCGTTCCTGTGGCGATTAAGGACGTCGTCGATATCGAAGGGCAACAAACCCGGGCGGGGACGGCAAGCCGCGAGAACAGCGCGCCGGCCACCCTGGACGCGAATATCGTGGCGATGCTGCGTGCGGCAGGCGCCATTATAATGGGCAAGGTGCATACAACCGAGTACGCCTATTTCGAAGGCCCGCCTCCGACACGCAATCCGTGGCACGCTTCTCATACCCCTGGCGGATCTAGCGCAGGCTCAGCTGCCGCGGTCGCGTCCGGCACGGCCGTTTGCAGTATCGGCACTCAAACGGCTGGCTCCGTGGTGCGCCCCGCCGCCTATTGCGGAATCGCAGCATTCAAGCCGACCACGCAAGACCTTTCTACTGCGGGCCTGACCCAGCTTGCACCGAGCTTCGACACTGTCGGGTGGTTTGGCTATCGGATGAACGATGTCGCCACTATGAGCACCGCGCTTCAACCGCAGCGTTATAAGCATACGCGCACTCCCCACCCGCTACGCATTGCGATGCTAGAAGACCCATTGTTCACGGACGCGGATGCCGCGGTACGTGAGAGTCTCGGCAAGATCAGCACGCAGCTCTGCGAGGCCGGACACCAGATGACATCCCACAAGTCCGCCGTCGATCTGGCGACGTCCCTATCACTACATCAGACCGTTCTCGAGTACGAGTTGTCCCACATCTACGGCGGGCTGGAGACCACGCATCCCGACAAGGTGTCGGAAGCCTGGCTTGCCGCCATTATTCGCGGAAAGACGATAAGGGACGGCACTTATGCCGACGCGCTGCATCGCATTCTGCAGATGCAACTCACATTCTGGGACGCCTGTACCGATATCGACGTCGTGATCGCCCCGGCTGCTCCGGATATTGCGCCCGAAGGCATGAAAACCGGCGATCCGCGCTACATCATTCCCTTTACCGCGCTTGGCGGGCCGATCGCCACCGTACCTGTAGGGCTGGCGCCATCCGGATTGCCACTCGGCGTCATGCTCTGCAGCCGGCCGGCGACCGACGCTACGCTGCTAGGTCAGGCGTTGTCGATCGCAGGTGTGATTGAGATGCCCCGCCCTTAG
- a CDS encoding MarR family winged helix-turn-helix transcriptional regulator translates to MPHPMIFIDNPTPFAIRVNVLTNRYVTTLGAMLEKEYGLQWHEWVVVFCIELREGWTATDISHAIGRPKNTISRAVHKLQKMGLISRTSHQADARVQVLALTAKGKRFYTKMMPRLLVVERSIYGRLNEKEQAQFIKLLNKLHDVKPARVSRKEGTD, encoded by the coding sequence ATGCCCCATCCGATGATCTTCATAGATAATCCGACACCGTTTGCGATCCGCGTGAACGTTCTCACCAACCGCTACGTCACCACGCTGGGGGCGATGCTCGAAAAGGAATACGGGCTCCAATGGCACGAATGGGTGGTGGTGTTCTGTATCGAGCTACGGGAGGGATGGACCGCCACTGACATCAGTCATGCGATAGGACGACCGAAGAACACGATCAGCCGGGCCGTGCATAAGCTGCAGAAAATGGGGCTTATTTCGCGGACATCGCACCAGGCCGATGCGCGTGTTCAGGTGCTTGCCTTAACCGCGAAGGGGAAGCGTTTTTACACGAAGATGATGCCTCGCCTGCTGGTTGTGGAACGCAGCATCTATGGCCGCCTGAATGAGAAGGAGCAGGCTCAATTCATCAAGCTCCTCAATAAGCTTCACGACGTCAAACCGGCCCGCGTCAGTCGTAAAGAAGGAACAGATTGA
- a CDS encoding ABC transporter substrate-binding protein, translating into MIAFNKWMACLGLAAMTLAPLSASAGPDGRVVVAQGVYPVSFDPHRDVTVPTINANANIYDALLARDSDLKIVPALAESQNRISDTVLELKLRKNVKFHNGDAFSAKDVKFSLDRVLNKEERSPQRGWINTVSSVDIVDDYTVRLTTSVPDPVLPARLTLINIVSKTYFDKVGLEGIAANPVGTGAYKVGKWVRGDFLDLDANENYWAGAPQVKKAQFRAIPDVAARIAALQAKNVDIITNLPPDYIAVIKKASGLQVASVPSARVLFFGLVNTAPGPLQDQRVRQAINHAVNVDEIVKSLLLDNGIRAGDVNGHILRLLGVDFKSKLYDYNPKKAKQLLAEAGFPNGFSIDMDTPNGRYLMDRDISQIVAAQLGEVGIKVNLKVHEWGNYAQMFTTHKVSPIYMLGWALPSMDPDQWATPQFGAGEPVSNFDDKEIQALVVEARQEMDADKRNKLYEKLNNMVHDKAAWLFMHQQIDLYGVNAKLDWKPRADESLRLADVKLR; encoded by the coding sequence ATGATTGCTTTTAATAAGTGGATGGCCTGTTTGGGCCTCGCTGCCATGACGCTTGCCCCGCTCAGTGCTTCGGCGGGCCCGGATGGCCGTGTCGTGGTAGCGCAAGGCGTCTACCCGGTGAGTTTCGACCCTCATCGGGATGTCACCGTGCCGACCATCAACGCCAATGCCAACATCTATGACGCGCTTCTTGCGCGCGATTCCGATCTGAAGATTGTTCCCGCACTCGCCGAATCGCAGAACCGCATCAGCGATACGGTGCTCGAGCTGAAGCTTCGCAAGAATGTGAAATTCCACAATGGCGATGCGTTCAGTGCAAAAGACGTCAAGTTCTCTCTCGATCGCGTGCTCAACAAGGAAGAACGTTCGCCGCAGCGTGGCTGGATCAACACGGTGTCGTCCGTCGATATCGTTGACGATTACACCGTCCGGCTGACGACGTCGGTGCCGGATCCTGTTCTGCCCGCGCGCCTAACGCTGATCAACATTGTCTCGAAGACTTACTTCGACAAGGTCGGGCTTGAGGGCATTGCTGCTAATCCGGTGGGAACCGGTGCCTATAAGGTCGGTAAATGGGTGCGGGGTGATTTTCTTGACCTCGATGCGAACGAAAACTACTGGGCTGGCGCGCCACAGGTCAAGAAAGCGCAGTTCCGCGCCATTCCAGATGTTGCCGCACGTATTGCTGCTCTGCAGGCAAAGAATGTCGACATCATCACAAACTTGCCGCCGGATTATATCGCTGTGATCAAGAAGGCTTCGGGCCTACAGGTTGCGAGTGTTCCGAGCGCCCGCGTGCTGTTTTTTGGCCTTGTGAATACTGCTCCCGGTCCGCTGCAGGATCAGCGCGTCCGGCAGGCGATCAATCATGCCGTCAATGTCGACGAAATCGTCAAGAGCTTGTTGCTCGACAACGGAATCCGCGCTGGCGATGTCAATGGCCATATCTTGCGTCTGCTCGGCGTGGACTTCAAATCGAAGCTTTATGACTATAACCCGAAAAAGGCCAAGCAACTGCTCGCGGAAGCCGGCTTCCCGAATGGCTTTTCCATCGACATGGACACGCCGAACGGCCGTTACCTGATGGATCGTGACATTTCGCAAATCGTTGCGGCTCAACTCGGTGAGGTTGGCATCAAGGTCAATCTGAAGGTCCATGAGTGGGGCAACTACGCCCAGATGTTCACTACACATAAGGTGTCGCCAATATACATGTTGGGCTGGGCGCTCCCCAGCATGGACCCCGATCAGTGGGCGACGCCGCAGTTCGGCGCAGGCGAGCCAGTGTCGAACTTCGACGACAAGGAAATCCAGGCTCTTGTTGTCGAAGCGCGCCAGGAAATGGACGCTGACAAGCGCAACAAGCTCTACGAGAAGCTGAACAACATGGTGCATGACAAGGCCGCCTGGCTCTTCATGCATCAGCAGATCGACCTCTATGGTGTGAACGCCAAGCTGGACTGGAAGCCGCGCGCCGACGAAAGTTTGCGGCTTGCCGACGTCAAGCTTCGTTGA
- a CDS encoding ABC transporter permease, giving the protein MISYLAKRLLQALLVLLGVMTLVFFLLHLSGDPTQLLLPMDASAEERAAFRLRMGFNDPLPLQYIRFAFDVITGNLGFSYRHSEPAVRMVLDHLPATFQLTGTALLIATFLAVPIGVIAAVKRGSALDSIAMGFALLGQAMPVYWLGLMLILLFSVQLQWLPSGGRSGWETLIMPAATLAVFSMARIARMTRSGMLDVLSQDYIRTARAVGIPTQTIIFKFGLRNAAIPLITVIGLEFGVLLGGAVITETIFAWPGVGRLAVDSIFARDYPVVQAVVLVLASIFVLINITIDVLYTYMDPRIREGGGFK; this is encoded by the coding sequence ATGATCAGTTACCTGGCGAAGCGCCTCCTTCAGGCTCTGCTTGTTCTGCTTGGGGTGATGACACTCGTTTTTTTTCTGCTGCATCTGTCCGGCGACCCGACGCAATTGCTTTTGCCGATGGACGCAAGCGCAGAGGAGCGCGCTGCATTTCGTCTGCGTATGGGATTCAACGACCCGCTACCGTTGCAGTACATTCGCTTCGCGTTCGACGTCATTACCGGGAATCTCGGGTTTTCTTATCGGCATAGTGAGCCAGCCGTGCGTATGGTGCTCGATCATTTACCGGCAACCTTCCAGCTCACCGGCACGGCGTTGCTGATTGCCACGTTTCTGGCCGTCCCGATCGGGGTGATTGCCGCCGTCAAACGCGGCAGCGCCCTGGATTCGATCGCGATGGGCTTTGCTCTTTTGGGACAGGCGATGCCGGTTTACTGGCTTGGACTGATGCTGATCCTGTTGTTCTCCGTCCAGTTGCAATGGCTGCCTTCCGGCGGGCGTTCGGGTTGGGAAACGCTGATAATGCCAGCCGCAACGCTTGCGGTGTTCTCTATGGCAAGAATCGCGCGCATGACGCGTTCAGGCATGCTGGATGTTCTCAGTCAGGATTATATCCGCACCGCGCGCGCGGTAGGCATCCCGACTCAGACGATCATTTTTAAATTCGGCCTGCGGAATGCGGCGATTCCGCTCATTACGGTGATCGGTCTTGAATTCGGCGTGCTGCTCGGCGGTGCCGTCATCACCGAGACCATCTTCGCTTGGCCGGGCGTCGGCCGCCTTGCTGTCGATTCGATTTTCGCGCGTGATTATCCCGTAGTTCAGGCCGTAGTGCTCGTGCTTGCGTCGATCTTCGTGCTGATCAACATCACGATCGATGTTCTCTACACCTATATGGATCCGCGCATTCGCGAAGGCGGAGGTTTCAAATGA
- a CDS encoding ABC transporter permease — MSSSASSMSALSGVFAWCRKSALCRILRRSSGAIGLSILFVMIVMAVLAPVLAPHDPNAQSLLMRMKPPVFAGGTWNHILGTDHLGRDLLSRVMYGARVSLFIGFSTSLIACVIGTVVGIASGFYPGMIRSALMRIVDVFLAIPYILFAVAVVGALGAGITNLIMVLACTRWVQFARIVYGQTLSVREKEYVEAARVRGNSQFRILAVHILPNVSTPVIVVMTLEFAFMIIMESALTFLGLGVSPSTPTWGWMLAEGKDYMSIAWWLSVVPGIAIVATVLGINLFGDALRDTLDPRLKL; from the coding sequence ATGAGCTCATCCGCCAGTTCGATGTCGGCATTGTCCGGGGTCTTTGCTTGGTGCAGGAAGTCGGCGCTGTGCCGTATTCTTCGGCGTAGCAGCGGAGCTATCGGCCTTTCGATTCTCTTCGTCATGATTGTGATGGCTGTGCTGGCACCGGTACTCGCACCTCATGATCCGAATGCGCAGAGCCTTTTGATGCGCATGAAGCCGCCGGTTTTTGCCGGCGGCACCTGGAATCACATTCTGGGCACCGACCATCTCGGCCGCGATCTGCTCAGCCGGGTGATGTATGGCGCGCGTGTTTCGCTCTTTATTGGCTTTTCGACATCTCTGATCGCCTGCGTGATCGGGACTGTAGTGGGAATCGCCTCGGGCTTTTATCCCGGAATGATCCGCTCCGCGCTGATGCGGATCGTCGATGTGTTTCTGGCGATTCCCTATATTCTGTTTGCTGTGGCCGTGGTTGGCGCACTTGGTGCGGGCATCACTAATTTGATCATGGTGCTTGCCTGCACGCGCTGGGTACAGTTTGCCCGTATTGTTTATGGCCAGACGCTGTCGGTGCGCGAGAAGGAGTATGTTGAAGCGGCGCGTGTGCGTGGTAACAGCCAGTTTCGCATTCTCGCCGTACACATCCTGCCGAACGTGTCTACGCCGGTCATTGTCGTGATGACCCTCGAATTCGCTTTCATGATCATTATGGAATCGGCGTTGACCTTCCTTGGCCTTGGTGTGTCGCCGAGCACGCCGACATGGGGTTGGATGCTCGCCGAAGGCAAGGACTACATGAGCATCGCCTGGTGGCTCTCCGTTGTGCCGGGCATTGCCATTGTCGCGACCGTGCTCGGCATCAATCTGTTCGGCGATGCTTTACGCGACACGCTCGACCCCCGTTTGAAGCTTTGA
- a CDS encoding ABC transporter ATP-binding protein, with the protein MSNQDNILLNVEDLSVAFRTDHGSANVVQGVSFKMRRGEIMGLVGESGSGKSVTALVIMGLLPKAVAKVSSGRVLLDGQDLTKMSDRDMRKLRGPRVGMIFQEPLTALNPVFTVGSQIIAGIRAHEPVTKREAHARAVQLLQRVGIPEPAQRMEAYPFQMSGGMRQRAMIAMAIACSPDLLIADEPTTALDVTIQAQILDLLREIRDEMGISILFITHDLAIISELCDSVAVFYAGEMQERGSVRKVFAAPHHPYTSGLLSCIPDVARGERLKAIEGHPPARLSDVPGCRFAPRCPNAIDLCSQVHPSIERLPDGAETRCFRWKEIQACN; encoded by the coding sequence ATGAGCAATCAAGATAATATTCTGCTTAATGTCGAAGATCTCAGTGTTGCGTTCCGCACCGATCATGGGTCGGCGAACGTGGTGCAGGGCGTGTCTTTCAAGATGCGCCGCGGCGAGATCATGGGACTGGTGGGCGAATCCGGGTCGGGAAAGAGCGTTACTGCTCTGGTCATCATGGGTCTCTTGCCGAAGGCCGTTGCGAAGGTCAGTAGCGGTCGTGTTTTGCTCGACGGGCAGGATCTGACCAAAATGTCGGATCGCGACATGCGCAAGCTGCGCGGCCCGCGGGTCGGAATGATCTTTCAGGAGCCACTCACGGCGCTCAATCCAGTTTTTACGGTCGGTTCGCAGATTATCGCCGGCATTCGTGCGCATGAGCCTGTGACTAAGCGGGAAGCCCATGCGCGTGCGGTTCAGCTGCTTCAGCGCGTCGGCATCCCTGAACCTGCTCAACGCATGGAAGCCTATCCTTTCCAGATGAGCGGCGGCATGCGCCAGCGAGCCATGATCGCAATGGCGATTGCCTGTTCACCTGACCTTCTGATCGCCGATGAACCTACCACCGCGCTGGATGTCACTATACAGGCGCAGATTCTTGATCTGTTGCGAGAAATCCGTGACGAGATGGGAATTTCGATCCTGTTCATTACGCACGACCTCGCGATCATTTCCGAGCTCTGCGATTCCGTCGCTGTGTTCTACGCGGGCGAGATGCAGGAGCGCGGATCGGTCCGGAAAGTCTTCGCAGCACCGCACCACCCCTACACCAGCGGCCTTCTCTCTTGCATTCCGGACGTCGCGCGGGGCGAGCGCCTGAAAGCCATTGAGGGCCACCCACCGGCGCGGCTAAGCGATGTGCCGGGCTGCCGGTTCGCGCCGCGATGCCCGAACGCAATCGATCTTTGCTCTCAGGTTCATCCGTCGATCGAGCGCCTGCCCGATGGCGCGGAGACGCGGTGCTTCCGGTGGAAGGAGATTCAGGCATGCAACTGA
- a CDS encoding ABC transporter ATP-binding protein: MQLSIRHLKKSFMLPQRNGWGVERKYVHAVNDVSLSIGNGESFGIVGESGSGKSTLARLILGLEQPTDGSIELDGRDVANLSDKERRSYWKRVQIIFQDPFSSLNPRMRIGDILAEPIRNYDVVTGDLTGQVEDLLNLVGLPSTATNRYPHELSGGQRQRVAIAAALAVKPDILLADEAVSALDVSVQAQIINLLSDLKKQFGLTYIFITHDLNLSSYFCDRVAVLYLGQIMEVCASDVLLGSPAHPYTQALISAVPAVDPAKRKNRTKLTGEIPSPINPPKGCPFHPRCPLTIAKCSEARPPVVDIGGGHLAACHVVSERLAQGAI; encoded by the coding sequence ATGCAACTGAGCATCCGCCATCTGAAGAAGTCATTTATGCTGCCGCAGCGAAACGGTTGGGGCGTGGAGCGCAAATATGTGCACGCGGTCAACGACGTTTCGCTCTCGATCGGCAATGGTGAAAGCTTCGGCATTGTCGGCGAGTCCGGTTCGGGAAAATCGACTCTGGCGCGGCTCATTCTTGGACTCGAACAGCCGACGGACGGCAGCATCGAGCTCGATGGACGCGACGTCGCGAATCTCAGCGACAAGGAGCGCCGGAGCTACTGGAAACGAGTGCAAATTATCTTTCAGGACCCGTTCAGTTCGCTGAACCCGCGGATGCGGATCGGCGACATTCTGGCGGAGCCGATCCGCAATTACGATGTGGTGACCGGAGATCTCACCGGGCAGGTTGAGGATCTGCTCAATCTGGTCGGCCTGCCGTCGACCGCAACGAACCGCTATCCGCATGAGTTGAGTGGCGGGCAACGTCAGCGCGTGGCGATTGCCGCGGCGCTGGCCGTCAAGCCCGACATCCTTCTTGCGGACGAAGCCGTGTCGGCGCTCGACGTGTCTGTGCAGGCGCAGATCATCAATCTGCTCTCGGACCTGAAGAAACAATTTGGCCTGACTTACATCTTTATCACCCATGACCTCAATCTCAGCTCCTATTTCTGCGACCGCGTTGCGGTGCTGTATCTAGGGCAGATCATGGAGGTCTGCGCGTCAGATGTGCTGCTAGGGAGTCCGGCGCATCCGTATACGCAGGCCTTGATCTCGGCGGTTCCGGCGGTCGATCCGGCTAAGCGCAAGAACCGGACGAAACTGACGGGCGAGATACCAAGCCCCATCAATCCGCCGAAGGGCTGTCCTTTCCACCCGCGTTGTCCGCTCACGATTGCAAAGTGCAGCGAGGCGCGACCTCCCGTTGTCGATATCGGCGGGGGACATCTCGCCGCCTGCCACGTCGTCAGCGAACGCCTCGCGCAAGGCGCGATCTAA
- a CDS encoding metal-dependent hydrolase family protein: MKIKNAQVWLGGNELKQVDICIEDEYFVDLAEFDPTTEVVDAKGLTILPGLINAHVHFCLDGSNDSVPRLAAEPHLTTAYRAAAAAEATLRAGTTTVRDVGCSGQIGIYLKKAIDAGFVRGPRMLASGPCIVMTGGHNRFIGVEVDGVDEARKVARQNLKAGADLIKVVSTGGVITSGVEPEHVQLSAEEMQAAVDEAHNCGKHAASHAQGEQGIANSLKAGVDTIEHGIYLTPALIETMLKQGSALVPTLTPMRRILLGCGQERLPDYAVEKMRRTSEPWLDSFRAAIAAGVPIVAGTDAGTPGNPHGSVAVEVKFMVEAGMTEELALKSATSVAAKAIGLGDKVGQIRPGFHADLIFVRGNPLEDIRALDNLCGVMKDGEMIWFNPDASDGSIAKGWLDVEALVVSIL, translated from the coding sequence ATGAAGATCAAGAATGCACAGGTCTGGCTGGGCGGCAACGAACTCAAGCAGGTGGATATCTGTATCGAAGACGAGTACTTTGTCGATCTCGCGGAATTCGATCCCACGACCGAGGTGGTCGATGCGAAGGGGCTGACGATTCTTCCCGGCCTCATCAATGCTCATGTCCATTTTTGTCTCGACGGCAGCAACGACAGTGTTCCGCGTCTCGCCGCCGAGCCACATCTTACCACCGCCTATCGTGCGGCGGCGGCGGCCGAGGCAACGTTGCGCGCGGGAACGACAACGGTGCGTGACGTCGGCTGCTCCGGCCAGATCGGCATCTATCTGAAGAAGGCCATTGATGCAGGGTTTGTCCGCGGGCCGCGAATGCTCGCCTCGGGCCCATGCATCGTCATGACCGGAGGTCACAACCGTTTCATCGGTGTCGAAGTCGACGGTGTTGATGAAGCACGCAAGGTCGCGCGCCAAAATCTGAAAGCGGGTGCCGATTTGATCAAGGTCGTCTCCACCGGCGGTGTGATTACCTCCGGTGTAGAACCTGAACATGTCCAGCTCAGCGCCGAGGAAATGCAGGCGGCGGTCGATGAAGCGCATAATTGCGGCAAGCATGCTGCCTCTCACGCTCAAGGCGAACAAGGCATTGCCAATTCGCTGAAAGCCGGCGTCGACACCATCGAGCATGGAATTTATCTGACGCCCGCGCTGATCGAGACCATGCTGAAGCAGGGTTCGGCGCTGGTCCCGACCCTCACGCCGATGCGGCGCATCCTGCTCGGGTGCGGCCAGGAGCGGTTGCCCGATTACGCCGTCGAAAAAATGCGCCGGACATCGGAGCCGTGGCTCGACAGTTTCCGCGCGGCCATTGCGGCGGGCGTTCCCATTGTCGCCGGGACCGATGCCGGTACGCCTGGTAATCCGCACGGTTCTGTCGCGGTGGAAGTGAAATTCATGGTCGAGGCCGGAATGACAGAGGAACTGGCGCTCAAGAGCGCCACCAGCGTCGCGGCGAAGGCGATCGGCCTTGGCGACAAGGTAGGACAGATTCGTCCTGGCTTTCACGCCGACCTGATCTTCGTGCGTGGCAACCCGCTCGAGGATATCCGCGCGTTGGATAATCTCTGTGGCGTTATGAAAGACGGCGAGATGATCTGGTTCAATCCGGATGCGTCTGATGGATCGATCGCGAAGGGCTGGCTGGACGTCGAAGCTTTAGTAGTATCCATCTTGTAG
- a CDS encoding trimeric intracellular cation channel family protein has translation MITIETFVHILDLGGTFVFAISGAVAAVNRRLDIFGILVLSFVAGNFGGITRDVLIGAVPPAALTASPYLLVSVLAGLITFFLYSGVDRLRTPVLLFDAIGLSFFAVAGAQKAISFGLSPVMSALLGMLTGIGGGMTRDLLLMEIPQVLRSDLYAVAALAAAGVVVIGHMLGLPYGTSAIVGGTLCLGLRYMAIRHGWHLPIAYLSAQQRAKNNSPDDK, from the coding sequence ATGATCACGATTGAGACTTTCGTTCACATTCTTGATCTTGGAGGCACGTTCGTTTTCGCGATCAGTGGGGCAGTCGCCGCGGTCAATCGCCGTTTGGATATTTTTGGCATTCTCGTTCTGTCTTTCGTCGCGGGAAATTTCGGCGGCATCACGCGCGATGTGCTGATCGGCGCTGTGCCGCCAGCCGCCTTGACTGCTAGCCCATATTTGCTCGTGTCAGTTCTGGCCGGGCTTATTACCTTCTTCCTCTATTCCGGCGTCGACCGCCTTCGTACGCCAGTGCTATTGTTTGATGCGATCGGGCTCTCTTTCTTTGCTGTCGCAGGAGCGCAAAAGGCGATCTCATTTGGACTGAGCCCTGTTATGTCAGCACTCCTCGGAATGTTGACAGGTATCGGCGGCGGCATGACACGTGATCTCCTTCTGATGGAAATCCCTCAGGTTTTACGCTCCGATCTTTATGCCGTTGCGGCTCTCGCCGCCGCTGGGGTTGTTGTCATCGGCCACATGCTTGGCCTTCCTTACGGCACCTCTGCTATCGTCGGCGGAACTTTGTGCCTGGGATTACGCTATATGGCCATCAGACACGGCTGGCATCTGCCCATCGCTTATCTTTCGGCGCAGCAGCGCGCGAAAAACAATTCGCCAGACGACAAATAA
- a CDS encoding M20 family metallopeptidase, whose amino-acid sequence MAQGTASIVLSNLNKLLPDLEALYKDVHSHPELSMQEIRTASIAADRLRKAGFEVTTGVGKTGVVGLLRNGEGPTVMLRADMDALPIAENTGLDYASRVSATDAEGNTVAVGHMCGHDMHVAWLVGAATLLSQTRNAWQGTLMALFQPGEETAQGAQAMINDGLLQRFPMPEVVLGQHVMVGPAGTLAGSAGPITSAADSLQIRLFGRGAHGSMPQASIDPVVMAASVVLRLQTVVSREVAAADAAVITVGVLQAGTKENVIPDEAIIKLNVRTFDAGVRKHVLAAIERIVNAEAEASGAPRKPEITPLDRYPLNVNDEAASNRIAEAFRGYFSPERVKHTGPAPASEDFGCFGTAWQVPSVFWFVGGNDPQVYAKAKAAGQLNELPVNHSPKFAPVLHPTLETGVEALVVGALAWLRPN is encoded by the coding sequence ATGGCTCAAGGTACCGCATCCATCGTTCTGTCGAATCTGAACAAGCTGCTCCCCGATCTGGAGGCACTCTACAAAGACGTCCACTCCCATCCCGAATTGTCGATGCAGGAGATACGAACGGCGAGCATCGCCGCAGACCGGCTGCGCAAAGCTGGCTTTGAAGTGACAACTGGTGTCGGCAAAACAGGCGTGGTCGGCTTGCTCCGGAATGGCGAGGGGCCAACCGTGATGCTGCGCGCCGACATGGATGCATTACCGATCGCCGAGAACACCGGCCTCGACTATGCCAGCAGAGTTTCCGCGACAGACGCCGAGGGAAACACCGTCGCGGTCGGGCATATGTGCGGGCATGATATGCACGTCGCCTGGCTGGTGGGCGCGGCCACATTGCTCTCGCAGACTCGGAATGCTTGGCAAGGCACGTTGATGGCCCTCTTCCAGCCCGGCGAAGAAACTGCGCAAGGCGCCCAGGCCATGATCAACGACGGCCTGCTGCAGCGCTTCCCGATGCCTGAAGTCGTGCTCGGCCAGCACGTCATGGTCGGTCCCGCAGGGACCCTCGCCGGAAGCGCTGGACCGATCACGTCTGCAGCGGACAGCCTGCAAATCCGCCTGTTCGGTCGCGGCGCCCATGGCTCCATGCCGCAAGCAAGCATCGATCCGGTCGTAATGGCGGCGTCCGTGGTGTTGCGACTCCAGACCGTCGTCTCCCGCGAAGTTGCAGCAGCCGACGCGGCAGTAATTACCGTCGGCGTGCTTCAAGCAGGCACAAAAGAGAACGTCATTCCCGATGAAGCCATTATCAAGCTCAATGTGAGAACATTCGATGCCGGTGTGCGCAAGCATGTGCTTGCGGCGATCGAACGGATCGTCAATGCCGAGGCTGAAGCATCGGGTGCGCCACGAAAGCCCGAAATCACGCCGCTCGACCGTTACCCGCTCAACGTCAACGACGAAGCCGCGAGCAATCGCATCGCTGAAGCGTTTCGCGGCTATTTCTCACCTGAACGGGTCAAACATACCGGACCTGCCCCAGCCAGCGAGGACTTCGGCTGCTTCGGCACCGCCTGGCAGGTGCCATCCGTCTTCTGGTTCGTGGGCGGCAACGATCCTCAAGTCTACGCCAAGGCCAAAGCCGCAGGCCAACTGAACGAGCTTCCGGTCAATCACAGCCCGAAATTCGCGCCAGTCTTGCACCCTACCCTGGAGACCGGAGTTGAGGCGCTCGTTGTGGGCGCACTGGCGTGGCTTCGGCCGAACTAA